A region from the Palaemon carinicauda isolate YSFRI2023 chromosome 9, ASM3689809v2, whole genome shotgun sequence genome encodes:
- the LOC137647314 gene encoding adiponectin receptor protein-like → MAFIGVMVYFLTGWSLGPNWVEVELEEKLVFTAFFIGAIFCLGLSFTFHTVSCHSEFVGKLFSKLDYCGIALLIMGSFVPWLYYGFYCDFQPKLIYLTAVVVLGITTIIVSLWEKFSTPTFRPLRAGVFLTFGLSGIIPAVHYTLIEGFDFAITRASMGWLILMGVLYVLGALLYAVRVPERFFPGKCDLWFQSHQIFHILVIAAAFVHYHGISEMAMYRLTHGDCTVENLPKSEAQDIL, encoded by the exons ATGGCTTTCATCGGTGTGATGGTGTATTTCTTGACTGGTTGGTCACTTGGTCCCAACTGGGTCGAAGTGGAATTAGAGGAGAAGCTGGTCTTCACAGCCTTCTTCATAGGTGCCATATTCTGCCTGGGTCTATCTTTTACTTTCCACACAGTTTCCTGCCATTCGGAGTTTGTGGGGAAACTCTTTAGCAA attggaTTATTGTGGTATTGCATTATTAATCATGGGGTCATTTGTTCCTTGGCTATACTATGGTTTTTACTGTGACTTCCAGCCAAAACTTATCTACTTAACTGCTGTTGTTGTACTTGGCATTACAACTATCATAGTCTCTTTATGGGAGAAGTTCAGCACTCCAACTTTCAGACCATTACGTGCAG GTGTTTTCTTAACATTTGGATTGTCTGGCATCATCCCAGCTGTCCATTACACACTCATTGAAGGATTTGACTTTGCAATCACTCGTGCCTCCATGGGCTGGCTAATCCTCATGGGGGTGCTGTACGTTCTTGGGGCATTGCTGTATGCTGTCCGGGTTCCAGAAAGATTCTTCCCGGGAAAATGTGATCTTTGG TTCCAGAGTCACCAGATCTTCCATATTCTAGTGATTGCTGCAGCTTTTGTCCATTACCATGGAATCTCAGAGATGGCCATGTACCGTCTCACACACGGTGATTGCACTGTGGAGAACTTGCCTAAAAGTGAAGCTCAGGACATTCTTTAG